GGAAGCGCTGAACATTACCCGCGAAACTTCCGGTAACGCCATGTTCGAGCGGCTCTACGGCAAAGTCATCGAATCGATCCGCGAAGGCGAAAGCATCGCCAAGCCCTTGCGCGAGCATTCCACGCCGCCGTTCAATGCCATCACGGTCTTGTTCTGGTTCTTGTTTGCCGGCGGGCCAATCGGCGTGCTGCTGTACCTGACCAAGGTTAAGCAGCGCGTCGTCGACGATTTGGTCGTCAACATGGTCGACGTGGGCGAAGAAACCGGCGAATTGGACACCATGTTGTACAAAGTGGCCGACACCTACGACGAAGAAGTGGCCGTGCTCACCGAAAGCTTGGTCAGCTTGTTGGAACCGTTGTTGATTGTGTTTCTCGGCGTCATGGTCGGCTTCATTGTCATTTCGTTGTTCCTCCCCTTGGTCAAACTGATTACCGACCTATCCAGCGGCGGAAAGAAAAATCACTAGAAAAGCATAGCGCCCGGCGTCCACGCCGGGTTGGCAACACATACCGGTTACACTCGGATTTCCCCAAGCCGTCGGCTTTGCCGGCGACGATTGAACCGAAAGGACGGCACTTTATGTTCACGTGCCATACGAGCAAGCGGCGATGGTCGGTCCTTGGCCAGTGGCCAGTTGTCAGTGATCCGTCAGAAACAACGGACAACGGACAACGGACAAAGGGTCAGCCTCATTCTCGGCCTTCGTCCCCGGCCCCTCGTCCCTTCGCTTTCACCCTGGTCGAAATGCTGGTGGTAATCACCATCATCGGCCTGTTGGCCTCCCTGGTCTCGGTCGCCGCATACCAAGGGCTGCAAGCTGCTAAACGCGCCCGCACCCAGGCCGAAATCGTCAACATGGCCAACGCCATCGAGCAATACAAACAAAAATATGGCGACTACCCCCCCTCGTTTTTAGATCATACCGATCTGAATGCCCGGACCCGGATGATTCAGCATTTGGCCAAGGCCTTCCCGCGCTGCAATCCGAACGTCGAAGTTTGGTACATCCCCTGGTGCGACACCACAAAAAACACCAGCTTTTATCCCTACTTGGACAGTAGCGGCACGGTTCAACTCTGGGACCCCGCCACCGGCAACACGGAGGGAACCGCCAGCGCGTCGCCGCTGACCCCGGCGCAAGCCCTGGTGTTTTGGCTCACCAGCATCAGCAAAGACCCGGCGCATCCGCTGTCATCGCCCACCGCCGATCGCCAATCGTTCTTCGATTTTGACACGTCTCGGCTCACTTTGCTTTCGACCGGCAGCGCACCGGGATGGAATACCGTTACGGTTTCCGGCACGCTGCCGACCTGGAGCGCTGGACCCACCCCCGCCAGCTCCGGCGCCATCTATCCCAAGTACAACCCCGGCGCGTATCTTCCGCGCGACGGCGGCCAACAGGCGTACGTGTACTTCGAAGCCCAATGCTACTTGTTCCACGCGATGTTTCTGCCGAGCAACTATCCGCCCCCCTCGCCACCAGCAGCCACTCCGCCACTTAACAATCCGCCGATCCCGTATCTATCGCAATCTACACCCTGGGATACCAACGGCAATGGCGTGCTGGATGTCGGCGCTCCTAGCACCACCACATTTGACATTACTACCGATAGCTCATTGGACATCATCTCGAAATCGTTTTCCGATTTTCAAAAACTGTGTGTGAATCCCAAATCGTTCCAAATCATTTGTGCCGGCGCGGATAATGATTTTGGACTGGCGAATTACATCACCACTCCAGTCGCAGGATCAGCACCGGGTCTTTCCGCACCGGTCGCGCAAACGCAGGTACATTACAACGGCCTGACGCTAAACATTTATTACAAGTCCTATCCCGACGGCCAAGGTTACGACACCACCACCAACGCCGACGACGATAACCTTACCAACTTCACCGAAAAAACCTTGGGACAAGCGAAACCGCAATAGCAGGGGGCAGGGTGTAGGGTGCAGGGCGCAGAAGGCAGCAGACGTGAACAGAGATTTAATGATGCAGACGACACATCGCAAACACTTGTGCGGAAAACTTCGACGCCTTCGGACTTTTTCTGTCCTGCGCCCTAGTTCCTGCGCCCTCCCCCCTGCGCCCTGCACCCTGCATCCCGCCTTCACCCTGGTCGAACTGCTGGTCGCCATTACCATCATGGGCATTCTGTCGTCGATCGCGCTGTTCGCCCTGGCCAGCGTGCAGGAATCGGCCAAGGGCGACAAAACCCGCGCCACCATCGCCAAGCTCAACGCGCTGGTCATGGCCAAGTACGAATCGTACCGCACCCGCCGCGTCCCGGTCGACGTAAAAGCGGTGGCGGCCTACCGAAACTACGCGGCCAATAATTTGGGTTGGGCCGAAGCGCGCGTCGATGTGCTCCGCGAGCTCATGCGGATGGAACTGCCCGATCGGTTCACAGATATTATCGATAATCCGGTCACGGCTTGGACCGATGCCACCACCGGCAAGCCCGATTACATGCAGCGCCCGTCG
The window above is part of the Pirellulales bacterium genome. Proteins encoded here:
- a CDS encoding prepilin-type N-terminal cleavage/methylation domain-containing protein, producing MFTCHTSKRRWSVLGQWPVVSDPSETTDNGQRTKGQPHSRPSSPAPRPFAFTLVEMLVVITIIGLLASLVSVAAYQGLQAAKRARTQAEIVNMANAIEQYKQKYGDYPPSFLDHTDLNARTRMIQHLAKAFPRCNPNVEVWYIPWCDTTKNTSFYPYLDSSGTVQLWDPATGNTEGTASASPLTPAQALVFWLTSISKDPAHPLSSPTADRQSFFDFDTSRLTLLSTGSAPGWNTVTVSGTLPTWSAGPTPASSGAIYPKYNPGAYLPRDGGQQAYVYFEAQCYLFHAMFLPSNYPPPSPPAATPPLNNPPIPYLSQSTPWDTNGNGVLDVGAPSTTTFDITTDSSLDIISKSFSDFQKLCVNPKSFQIICAGADNDFGLANYITTPVAGSAPGLSAPVAQTQVHYNGLTLNIYYKSYPDGQGYDTTTNADDDNLTNFTEKTLGQAKPQ